The following coding sequences are from one Desulfuromonas sp. TF window:
- a CDS encoding acyl-CoA dehydrogenase family protein: protein MAASTTDFLDIDDLLAEPEKAVRARVRTLVEQEVLPIIEDCYDRGEFPRQLIPRLAGLGLLGMKLSGYGCAGANSVSYGLACQELERGDSGLRSLMSVMSSLVMYPIHTFGSEEQKREWLPALARGEKIGCYALTEPEAGSDPGNMKTFARRDGKDWILSGVKRWISYGSIADVTLVWARTEEGIRGFLVETGTPGFTAGQIPRMMSLRASVTSTLILDDVRVPERNRLPEAAGLRSALMCLDEGRLGIAWGAMGAAMACYEMAVDYAGRRIQFERPIASFQLTQQKLVKMLTEISKGQLLALRVSRLRDQGRARPEQISMAKMNNVAEALKIARAARGILGGNGISLDFHVIRHMCNLESVYTYEGTHEVHTLILGEAITGLSAFS, encoded by the coding sequence ATGGCAGCTTCGACAACCGATTTCCTGGACATCGACGACCTTCTCGCCGAACCGGAAAAGGCGGTCCGCGCCAGGGTCCGGACGCTGGTGGAGCAGGAGGTGCTGCCCATCATCGAAGACTGCTACGATCGCGGCGAATTTCCCCGGCAGCTCATTCCCCGCCTGGCCGGGCTGGGGCTGCTGGGGATGAAGCTGTCGGGGTACGGCTGCGCCGGCGCCAACAGCGTCTCCTATGGACTGGCCTGCCAGGAGCTTGAGCGGGGCGACAGCGGGCTGCGCAGTCTCATGTCGGTGATGTCCTCCCTCGTCATGTACCCCATCCACACCTTCGGCTCGGAAGAGCAGAAGAGGGAGTGGCTGCCGGCCCTGGCGAGAGGAGAGAAGATCGGCTGCTATGCCCTGACCGAGCCGGAGGCCGGTTCAGACCCGGGCAACATGAAGACCTTTGCCCGAAGAGACGGGAAAGACTGGATTCTCAGCGGCGTCAAGCGGTGGATCTCCTACGGCTCCATCGCCGATGTCACCCTCGTTTGGGCCCGGACGGAGGAAGGGATCCGGGGCTTCCTGGTGGAAACCGGCACCCCCGGATTCACCGCCGGGCAGATTCCGAGGATGATGTCTCTGCGGGCATCGGTCACCTCCACGCTCATCCTCGACGACGTCCGGGTGCCGGAACGCAACCGGCTCCCGGAGGCGGCAGGGCTCAGGTCGGCCCTGATGTGCCTCGACGAAGGACGGCTCGGCATCGCCTGGGGGGCCATGGGGGCAGCCATGGCCTGTTACGAGATGGCCGTCGACTATGCCGGGCGGCGGATCCAGTTCGAGCGGCCGATCGCTTCCTTTCAACTGACCCAGCAGAAGCTGGTCAAAATGCTGACCGAGATCAGCAAGGGGCAGCTGCTGGCCTTGCGGGTATCCCGTCTCAGGGACCAGGGTCGGGCCCGGCCGGAACAGATCTCCATGGCCAAGATGAACAACGTTGCCGAGGCCCTGAAAATCGCCCGTGCCGCCCGCGGCATCCTGGGGGGAAACGGCATCTCCCTCGACTTCCATGTCATCCGCCACATGTGCAACCTGGAGAGCGTCTACACCTATGAGGGAACCCATGAGGTGCACACCTTGATCCTCGGCGAAGCGATCACCGGCCTGTCCGCTTTTTCCTAG
- the ric gene encoding iron-sulfur cluster repair di-iron protein, producing MTETKKLQEKNRGDKTIGEIVAEDYRTAAVFERNGIDFCCGGQVLLSAACREKGLDPGAIEGEIEAAKSAPSLRSENYAAWALPFLADYIVNTHHTYLNENTAQIAAYARKIGEVHGAHHPETIEIAGIFDKIAADLVDHLREEEEVLFPAIRRLNAARLAGATPEAGDRAAIRDSLAKLHKEHEAIGDAVHAIRHLAGDYEIPEDVCNTFVVTYRKLKEFEDDLHKHVHLENNILFPKAAQI from the coding sequence ATGACGGAAACAAAGAAACTGCAAGAAAAGAATAGAGGCGACAAGACGATCGGCGAAATCGTCGCCGAGGATTACCGGACCGCGGCGGTCTTCGAAAGAAACGGAATCGACTTCTGCTGCGGCGGCCAGGTGCTCCTCTCCGCCGCCTGCCGGGAGAAAGGGCTCGATCCTGGAGCCATAGAAGGGGAGATCGAGGCGGCGAAGAGCGCGCCGTCTCTGCGAAGCGAGAACTATGCGGCCTGGGCGCTTCCGTTCCTCGCCGACTACATCGTCAACACGCACCACACATATCTGAACGAGAATACCGCGCAGATCGCCGCCTATGCCCGCAAGATCGGCGAGGTCCACGGCGCCCACCATCCCGAGACGATCGAGATCGCCGGCATTTTCGACAAGATCGCAGCCGACCTGGTAGACCATCTCCGTGAAGAGGAGGAGGTTCTTTTCCCGGCGATCAGACGCCTCAATGCGGCCCGACTGGCCGGGGCGACGCCCGAGGCCGGCGATCGAGCGGCGATCAGGGACTCCCTTGCGAAACTCCATAAGGAGCACGAGGCGATCGGCGACGCGGTCCACGCCATCCGTCATCTCGCCGGGGATTACGAGATACCCGAAGATGTCTGCAACACCTTCGTCGTCACCTACCGCAAACTCAAGGAGTTCGAGGACGACCTGCACAAGCACGTCCATCTCGAAAACAACATTCTTTTTCCGAAAGCGGCACAAATTTAA
- a CDS encoding peptidoglycan-binding protein — translation MRLLSSTTVMAFLAGLFFAGTALAEQQPKEQVQVQVSADQLSSEQILELQRSLQDQGIDPGPIDGKMGPLVGQGIQLFQQRQGLATTGDLNEQTLEALGLEPREFLGLSAATPEKRQARQQMQGEPQFEISLNLLNSAQVRKLQQQLKDQGIDPGPVDGVMGPLTQQGVQVFQQQQGLVASGNLNQQTLNALDIEAEEFMGLAPAFE, via the coding sequence ATGAGACTCTTATCATCGACAACCGTCATGGCCTTCCTGGCCGGGCTCTTCTTCGCAGGGACGGCACTCGCGGAACAACAACCGAAGGAACAGGTGCAGGTCCAGGTCTCGGCGGATCAACTCAGCTCCGAACAGATCCTCGAACTGCAGCGTTCCCTGCAGGATCAAGGGATCGACCCGGGGCCGATCGATGGAAAGATGGGGCCTCTCGTCGGCCAGGGAATACAGCTTTTCCAGCAGCGGCAGGGACTGGCGACCACCGGTGACCTCAACGAGCAGACCCTCGAGGCCCTTGGTCTGGAGCCGCGGGAATTCCTGGGGCTCTCAGCGGCCACGCCGGAAAAACGGCAGGCCCGGCAACAGATGCAGGGGGAGCCACAATTTGAGATTTCCCTCAACCTGCTGAACTCCGCCCAGGTGCGCAAACTGCAGCAGCAACTCAAAGATCAGGGGATCGATCCGGGGCCCGTCGATGGCGTCATGGGTCCGCTCACCCAGCAGGGCGTTCAGGTCTTTCAGCAGCAGCAGGGATTGGTCGCCTCCGGCAACCTCAACCAACAGACACTGAATGCACTGGATATCGAAGCCGAGGAGTTCATGGGGCTGGCCCCCGCTTTCGAATAG
- the larA gene encoding nickel-dependent lactate racemase, producing the protein MRIHLKYGTEGLDLELPETPNFQGVLYPRDAPALSDPAAAVDQALFRPIASPALSDLARGKKDAVIVISDSTRPVPNSLLLPLITAQLEKAGILRERISILIATGIHRPNEGAELERLVGAEIAGRYRILNHFSKKDEDMVRVGEVGGGVPALVNRHYVDADLKILTGFIEPHMWAGFSGGRKAILPGISSVKTLEFMHGPEMVAHPRTRYGVLEGNPFHEAGLAVMEQAGADFIVNVTLDTGKRVTGVFAGHPVKAHLEGVEFLSRHCIRTLDAPLDFVVTTNSGAPLDCNLYQTAKGLSGVSAATREGGVILIASECWEGFGSEEYREVFEHATSPAAFIDKLLRKEFFIPDQWCAQETYQVMLRNEVWIHTRGIDVETLRRFHFTPAPIIEDAVEQLLWRFGNEARWAVVPDGPMLILQVT; encoded by the coding sequence ATGCGGATTCACCTCAAGTACGGCACTGAAGGACTCGATCTGGAACTTCCCGAGACGCCCAACTTCCAGGGCGTCCTCTACCCTCGGGATGCCCCGGCGCTGTCCGACCCCGCCGCCGCGGTCGATCAGGCCCTGTTCCGGCCCATCGCCTCGCCGGCGCTGAGCGATCTGGCCCGCGGCAAAAAGGACGCGGTGATCGTCATCAGCGACAGCACCCGCCCGGTTCCCAATTCGCTGCTGCTGCCGCTGATCACCGCGCAACTGGAAAAGGCGGGCATCCTCCGGGAGCGGATCAGCATTCTCATCGCCACCGGAATCCACCGGCCCAACGAAGGGGCCGAACTGGAGCGGCTGGTGGGGGCGGAGATCGCCGGACGCTATCGCATCCTCAACCACTTCTCAAAGAAGGATGAGGATATGGTGCGGGTGGGAGAGGTCGGCGGCGGTGTGCCGGCCCTGGTCAACCGGCACTATGTGGACGCTGACCTGAAGATCCTCACCGGCTTTATCGAGCCGCACATGTGGGCGGGTTTTTCCGGTGGACGCAAGGCGATTCTGCCGGGGATCTCGTCGGTGAAGACGCTGGAGTTCATGCATGGCCCGGAGATGGTGGCTCATCCCCGGACCCGCTACGGCGTGCTGGAGGGAAATCCCTTCCATGAGGCCGGTCTGGCGGTGATGGAGCAGGCCGGGGCCGACTTCATCGTCAATGTCACTCTCGACACCGGCAAACGGGTCACCGGAGTCTTCGCCGGGCACCCGGTCAAAGCCCACCTGGAGGGGGTGGAGTTTCTCTCCCGCCACTGCATCCGTACCCTCGATGCGCCGCTCGATTTCGTGGTCACCACCAACAGCGGCGCGCCCCTGGACTGCAACCTCTACCAGACCGCCAAGGGGCTTTCGGGGGTCTCGGCGGCCACCCGCGAAGGCGGGGTGATCCTCATCGCCAGCGAGTGCTGGGAGGGGTTCGGCAGCGAGGAGTACCGGGAGGTCTTCGAGCACGCCACATCCCCGGCTGCCTTCATCGACAAGCTGCTGCGCAAGGAGTTCTTCATCCCTGATCAGTGGTGCGCGCAGGAAACCTACCAGGTGATGCTGAGGAACGAGGTCTGGATCCACACCCGCGGCATCGACGTCGAAACCCTGCGGCGCTTTCATTTCACCCCGGCTCCGATCATCGAGGACGCGGTCGAACAGCTGCTGTGGCGGTTCGGCAACGAGGCGCGCTGGGCCGTCGTGCCCGACGGACCGATGCTCATCCTGCAGGTGACGTGA
- a CDS encoding DUF3300 domain-containing protein, whose product MKTTTIMHLAIVLFIAPLFVSCLVLPPKEVRGEDSGYPEPFEAYSREELAQMLAPVALYPDVLLSQILMASTYPIEVIEADRWIGRNPGLKDAALDAALLAGDWDPSVKAICHYPSILGLMSERITETTEIGNAFLAQEAEVMDMVQELRARAYAQGNLATDSRQKVVVQKETIIIEPAAPRVIYVPYYDPFVIYGPWWYPAYPPWYWGPPGVSVGFGVSYWSAFHFSFTYGTWSYFDWPRRTIFIDVHKRPRFVRHDRWIVKPGRWHHAPLHRRGVVYRDSITARKYGQDPHRFRDSRRDVRGFPDRRDLHRDGDRHVDNRSRIDRDKRGDDRLRLERDRQVQQRVIRERQAGEQAERQKRQTIDRNRQMRKNVDRDRPQQVKQKQVKQEQIKLESVRKEGGRDERGRQMRQQTEQEKQGRDRVEREREQQQKVRSNPSNRVEEGGKERSSGKHGQTSRQGRDDDSRGRDSSGGDDRGSRGDRGRDRR is encoded by the coding sequence ATGAAGACAACGACCATCATGCATCTGGCCATCGTACTGTTCATCGCACCTCTCTTTGTCTCCTGCCTGGTCCTGCCGCCGAAGGAGGTCCGGGGCGAGGATAGCGGCTATCCTGAGCCGTTCGAAGCGTACAGCCGGGAGGAGCTCGCACAGATGCTGGCGCCCGTCGCCCTCTATCCCGATGTGCTCCTGTCCCAGATCCTGATGGCATCGACCTACCCCATTGAAGTGATCGAGGCCGACCGGTGGATCGGCAGGAATCCGGGATTGAAAGACGCTGCCCTTGACGCGGCGCTTCTGGCCGGGGACTGGGACCCCAGTGTCAAGGCGATCTGTCACTATCCGTCCATCCTGGGCCTGATGAGCGAGCGAATCACGGAAACTACCGAGATCGGCAATGCCTTTCTCGCCCAGGAGGCCGAAGTCATGGACATGGTCCAGGAACTGAGGGCCAGGGCTTATGCCCAGGGAAACCTCGCCACCGACTCCAGGCAGAAGGTCGTTGTCCAAAAAGAGACGATCATCATCGAGCCGGCAGCCCCCCGGGTCATCTATGTGCCGTACTATGATCCTTTCGTCATCTACGGGCCCTGGTGGTATCCCGCCTATCCGCCCTGGTACTGGGGACCCCCGGGAGTAAGCGTCGGATTCGGCGTCTCCTACTGGTCCGCCTTCCATTTCAGTTTCACCTACGGCACCTGGAGCTATTTCGATTGGCCCCGCCGCACCATTTTCATCGATGTGCACAAGAGGCCCAGGTTTGTCAGACACGACCGCTGGATCGTCAAGCCCGGCCGCTGGCATCACGCCCCTCTTCACCGGCGGGGTGTCGTCTACCGCGACAGCATCACCGCGCGGAAATACGGACAGGACCCGCACCGGTTCAGGGATTCCCGGCGCGATGTCCGCGGTTTTCCCGATCGGAGGGATCTGCACCGGGACGGGGATCGGCACGTCGACAACCGGAGCAGGATTGACCGGGATAAGCGTGGGGATGATCGCTTGAGACTCGAACGCGACCGTCAGGTACAGCAGCGTGTCATACGGGAACGACAGGCGGGTGAGCAGGCTGAGCGTCAGAAACGTCAAACGATCGATCGAAACAGGCAAATGCGGAAAAATGTCGATCGCGACCGGCCGCAACAGGTAAAACAGAAGCAGGTAAAGCAGGAACAGATTAAACTCGAGAGTGTTCGTAAAGAGGGGGGACGTGACGAGCGTGGCCGGCAGATGCGGCAACAGACCGAGCAGGAAAAGCAGGGGCGGGACCGTGTTGAGCGTGAGCGCGAACAGCAGCAGAAGGTTCGCAGCAATCCCTCCAATCGGGTCGAAGAAGGCGGGAAGGAGCGATCATCCGGCAAACACGGCCAAACCAGCCGGCAGGGCCGGGACGATGACTCCCGCGGCAGGGACTCTTCGGGCGGAGACGACAGAGGGAGTCGGGGTGACCGGGGGCGCGACAGGCGGTGA
- a CDS encoding Spy/CpxP family protein refolding chaperone — MKKLVLCCTLAFFLGLLASPAKAQQGYRGGMDDDSPPRGMMMQQGGGMGMGTGMMGTCPNCPNCPRGMGGGRGRMMGPMHGEMHEMMMGGMGMAKGRGPSFYLNMTDELGLSPQQVQQLRTIRRDFKKDAVRRSADLKIAMIDLGTAFEGDWTVDAAEKQLRQIQAARTDLMVQYLKARKQAEQVLTAEQLQKIRGEMDQDDDL; from the coding sequence ATGAAAAAATTGGTTCTTTGCTGCACGCTGGCTTTCTTTCTCGGGCTGCTGGCCTCTCCCGCCAAGGCGCAACAGGGGTATCGCGGCGGGATGGATGACGATTCCCCTCCCCGCGGCATGATGATGCAGCAGGGGGGAGGAATGGGGATGGGCACGGGAATGATGGGGACGTGTCCCAACTGCCCCAACTGTCCCCGGGGAATGGGCGGCGGCAGGGGGAGGATGATGGGACCCATGCACGGCGAAATGCATGAAATGATGATGGGCGGCATGGGCATGGCGAAAGGCAGGGGACCTTCTTTCTATCTGAACATGACAGATGAGCTGGGCCTCAGCCCGCAGCAGGTTCAGCAGCTCCGCACCATCCGGCGCGATTTCAAAAAGGACGCCGTCCGGCGTTCCGCGGATCTGAAGATTGCCATGATCGACCTCGGTACCGCATTCGAGGGGGACTGGACCGTCGATGCAGCGGAAAAGCAGCTCCGTCAGATCCAGGCGGCCCGCACCGATCTCATGGTACAGTATCTGAAGGCCAGAAAGCAGGCCGAACAGGTCCTTACAGCCGAGCAGCTTCAGAAGATCCGGGGGGAGATGGATCAGGACGATGACCTGTAG
- a CDS encoding saccharopine dehydrogenase family protein, whose product MRILILGSGMMGPAVAVNAVADGDVERVVLGDLDRGLLDRARKKLAKFPGGEKVGTALLDILDQGAGVRMMHDFDVVVSALPQQLSAPAIEAAVAARKPLVDLTLPLEAEIPELGRRVAKAGIAVVTGCGVDPGLTEIMARFLAERLDKVEELHICCGGIPEEPRPPLGYKIVFGGRQLPLREEEAYVVENGKLKTVPRYSGTELFAVAGVGEVEAYHEGFMPWLLELPALKGLRSGTQKTLRWPGFAARATVLRELGLLGREPITVDGAEVVPKRFLDALLAPHVQPTGKDRDIVVFRVEARGVQGGKPGRLLAESVVRCDRKTGLTAMARITAFTAAIVARMIARGEIPEKGLLSPEKIVTGPLFDRMMNELAAAGIRFDLTKETTQPLRQT is encoded by the coding sequence ATGCGCATACTGATCCTGGGAAGCGGGATGATGGGGCCGGCCGTGGCAGTAAATGCCGTGGCCGACGGGGATGTGGAACGAGTGGTTCTGGGCGACCTCGACCGCGGTTTATTGGACCGGGCACGGAAGAAGCTCGCAAAGTTTCCAGGCGGTGAAAAGGTGGGTACGGCCCTGCTCGACATCCTGGATCAAGGCGCCGGCGTGAGAATGATGCACGATTTCGACGTCGTCGTTTCAGCCCTCCCGCAGCAGCTGAGCGCACCGGCGATCGAAGCCGCCGTCGCCGCCCGGAAGCCGTTGGTCGATCTGACCCTTCCCCTGGAGGCTGAGATCCCGGAGCTGGGCAGGCGGGTGGCGAAGGCGGGCATTGCGGTGGTGACGGGGTGCGGAGTTGATCCGGGCCTGACCGAGATCATGGCCCGCTTCCTTGCGGAGCGCCTGGACAAGGTGGAGGAACTGCACATCTGCTGCGGCGGCATTCCGGAGGAGCCGCGACCGCCCCTCGGTTACAAAATCGTTTTCGGCGGACGGCAGTTGCCCCTGCGGGAGGAGGAGGCGTATGTCGTTGAAAACGGCAAGCTGAAGACGGTGCCCCGTTATTCCGGGACGGAGCTCTTCGCCGTTGCCGGGGTCGGCGAGGTCGAGGCCTATCACGAGGGCTTCATGCCCTGGCTCCTTGAGCTGCCCGCCCTGAAGGGCCTGCGGTCGGGCACGCAGAAAACGTTGCGCTGGCCGGGCTTCGCGGCCCGGGCGACGGTCCTGAGGGAGCTGGGGCTGCTCGGCAGGGAACCGATCACCGTCGACGGGGCCGAGGTGGTGCCGAAACGCTTCCTCGATGCCCTCCTGGCCCCCCATGTCCAGCCTACCGGAAAGGACCGGGATATCGTGGTGTTCCGGGTGGAGGCACGGGGGGTTCAGGGCGGCAAGCCCGGAAGACTCCTGGCCGAGTCGGTGGTCCGCTGCGACCGGAAGACCGGCCTGACCGCCATGGCCCGCATCACCGCCTTTACCGCCGCCATCGTCGCCCGCATGATCGCCCGCGGGGAGATCCCGGAGAAAGGGCTGCTGTCTCCCGAGAAAATCGTGACGGGTCCTCTTTTCGACCGGATGATGAACGAACTGGCCGCCGCGGGCATCCGGTTCGACCTGACAAAGGAAACGACGCAGCCGCTCCGACAAACCTGA
- a CDS encoding GFA family protein: MKKTYEGGCHCGAIRYEADLDLSEGTFRCNCSICTKTRNWLSMVKPEGFRLLSGEGDLTDYQFGAKNIHHLFCGHCGIHSFGWGNSPDLGGKVYAVNVNCLDDADAAELAAAPVTYVDGRNDNWQSPPAETRHL, translated from the coding sequence ATGAAGAAGACTTACGAAGGAGGCTGCCACTGCGGTGCGATCCGTTATGAGGCGGATCTCGATCTGAGTGAAGGCACGTTCAGGTGCAACTGCTCGATCTGCACCAAAACGCGGAACTGGCTGAGCATGGTGAAGCCGGAGGGCTTCCGGCTGCTCTCGGGGGAGGGCGACCTGACGGATTATCAATTCGGCGCGAAGAATATCCACCACCTGTTCTGCGGCCACTGCGGCATTCACTCCTTCGGCTGGGGAAATAGCCCGGATCTCGGAGGCAAGGTCTACGCCGTCAACGTCAATTGCCTCGACGACGCGGACGCCGCCGAGCTCGCCGCCGCGCCCGTCACGTACGTCGACGGTCGCAACGACAACTGGCAATCGCCGCCGGCGGAGACCCGGCACCTGTAG
- a CDS encoding PP2C family protein-serine/threonine phosphatase, with amino-acid sequence MSKHLRILHLEDDPRDAELVEATLETEGYACNIRVVDNSDDFIAALAEDGFDLILADFALPGFDGMSALRLVRTLQPEIPFIFVSGRMGEETAIDSLKNGATDYVLKNRLSRLLPAVKRALLEASEREELRKAEEALRESEMHRLQLEVELRYAAEIQANLLPRRQPHIPGFEIAARCLPAKQVGGDFFDWQEVCPGVWGFTLGDVMGKGMAAAMLMATARAALRSVAHNRPQEAMRLAEQALLTDLENSESFVTLFHGQLHAAARRLTFVDCGHGYAFLRHADGAVETLSPHALPMGVPGPKIYGEGAAILEKGDILVLYSDGLIDANPELALDNPTLARHLEGATDAPEMVDRLIALPGVKGFLPDDLTVLVVYCTE; translated from the coding sequence ATGTCCAAGCATCTGCGGATTCTTCACCTTGAGGACGATCCCCGGGATGCGGAACTGGTGGAGGCGACTCTCGAAACCGAAGGGTACGCCTGCAACATCCGGGTGGTCGACAACAGCGATGATTTCATCGCCGCGCTGGCCGAAGACGGATTCGACCTGATCCTGGCCGACTTCGCCCTCCCCGGCTTCGACGGAATGTCCGCGTTGCGGCTGGTTCGGACATTGCAGCCTGAAATCCCCTTCATCTTCGTCTCCGGGCGGATGGGGGAAGAAACCGCCATCGACTCCCTGAAAAACGGCGCAACCGATTACGTTCTGAAGAATCGGCTTTCCCGGCTGCTGCCTGCCGTAAAGCGAGCTCTGCTCGAAGCTTCTGAAAGGGAGGAGCTCAGAAAGGCCGAAGAGGCCTTGCGCGAAAGCGAAATGCATCGCCTCCAGCTCGAGGTGGAACTGCGCTATGCGGCCGAGATTCAGGCGAATCTGCTGCCGCGCCGCCAGCCGCACATCCCTGGATTCGAGATCGCCGCCCGCTGCCTCCCGGCCAAGCAGGTAGGCGGCGATTTCTTCGACTGGCAGGAGGTATGCCCCGGCGTCTGGGGGTTCACCCTGGGGGACGTCATGGGGAAGGGAATGGCGGCGGCCATGCTCATGGCCACGGCCAGGGCCGCCCTTCGTTCCGTGGCCCACAATCGGCCCCAGGAGGCCATGCGTCTGGCCGAGCAGGCCCTGCTGACCGACCTGGAAAACTCCGAAAGCTTCGTCACCCTGTTTCACGGCCAGCTTCATGCGGCCGCCCGCCGTCTCACCTTCGTCGACTGCGGCCACGGTTACGCCTTTCTGAGGCATGCCGACGGAGCGGTCGAAACGCTCTCCCCACACGCTCTTCCCATGGGGGTGCCGGGCCCGAAGATTTACGGGGAAGGAGCAGCCATCCTGGAAAAGGGGGATATCCTGGTACTTTACAGTGACGGTCTGATTGACGCGAACCCGGAACTGGCCCTGGACAATCCGACCCTTGCCAGGCACCTGGAAGGCGCTACCGACGCCCCCGAGATGGTCGATCGCCTGATCGCCCTGCCGGGAGTGAAGGGCTTTCTGCCGGATGACTTGACAGTCCTCGTGGTGTACTGCACAGAATAA
- a CDS encoding response regulator yields the protein MMMLRRILLVEDNPNDAELTREALAEHNLANSVDWVKDGEEALDYLYSRGKYADRPSGDLAVVLLDLKLPKVDGLEVLRTLKADAKLKYTPVVVLTSSREEQDMIESYRLGVNAYVVKPVNFHDFTDAVRELGAFWAIVNEPPPATCP from the coding sequence ATGATGATGTTGAGGCGGATCCTGCTGGTGGAGGACAATCCGAATGATGCGGAACTCACTCGCGAAGCGCTGGCCGAGCACAATCTCGCCAACTCCGTCGACTGGGTCAAGGACGGCGAAGAGGCCCTCGACTATCTCTACAGCCGGGGGAAATATGCCGATCGCCCCTCGGGCGACCTGGCCGTTGTCCTCCTCGACCTCAAGCTCCCCAAGGTGGACGGCCTGGAGGTGCTGCGCACTCTCAAGGCCGATGCGAAGCTCAAGTACACTCCCGTGGTGGTCCTCACATCATCCCGCGAAGAGCAGGACATGATCGAGAGCTACCGCCTGGGAGTGAATGCCTACGTGGTCAAGCCGGTCAACTTTCACGATTTCACGGACGCGGTCAGGGAACTCGGCGCCTTCTGGGCGATCGTCAACGAGCCTCCCCCGGCAACGTGTCCGTGA
- a CDS encoding ATP-binding protein produces MPEDDFEKRRGEDEQFQRQILLLQAIIRIFRETPDCEDETEVARLGLKIAEELSGSAISFLGELNPEGRFDTTTLSARGWKACRVPRPEAEEMLRNMPARGINRIGLQEGISWIVSDPDSHPAAVEKPPGHPPINSFLGVPLKFMGGITGMIGLANKKGGYTPADQQEMEALSVAFAEALNRRRAEKKIEELNLELQFHLRQLKDANKELEAFSYSVSHDLRAPLRHITGFVELLNKRDAEVLDEKSRHYLQVISESAQKMGMLIDDLLSFSRMGRAEMMRTRVDMNRIVEEIIAQVKAETKGRQIAWEVAPLPAVEGDAAMLRLVMMNYIINALKFTEPIPEAHIEIGAVADRPDETLFYVRDNGVGFDMKYVNKLFGLFQRLHGSDEFEGTGVGLANVRRIIHRHGGRTWAEGEVGGGAAFWFSLPKKEEK; encoded by the coding sequence ATGCCTGAGGATGATTTCGAGAAACGCCGAGGGGAGGATGAGCAGTTCCAGCGGCAGATCCTGCTGCTCCAGGCGATCATCCGGATCTTCCGGGAGACGCCGGACTGCGAAGATGAGACGGAGGTGGCGCGGCTCGGCCTCAAAATCGCCGAAGAATTGTCAGGCAGCGCCATCAGCTTCCTGGGGGAGTTGAATCCGGAGGGACGTTTCGACACGACGACGCTGAGCGCGAGGGGGTGGAAGGCCTGCCGGGTTCCCCGCCCCGAAGCGGAAGAGATGCTCCGCAACATGCCGGCCCGAGGGATCAACCGGATCGGACTTCAGGAGGGCATTTCCTGGATCGTCAGCGATCCGGACTCCCACCCGGCCGCGGTCGAAAAGCCGCCGGGCCATCCCCCGATCAACTCCTTTCTGGGCGTCCCGTTGAAATTCATGGGAGGGATTACCGGCATGATCGGCCTGGCCAACAAAAAGGGGGGCTACACTCCGGCCGATCAGCAGGAGATGGAAGCGCTTTCCGTGGCCTTTGCCGAGGCGCTCAATCGCCGGCGGGCGGAGAAAAAGATCGAAGAACTGAACCTGGAGCTGCAGTTCCATCTTCGGCAGCTCAAGGACGCCAACAAGGAGCTGGAAGCCTTCAGCTACTCGGTCTCTCATGACCTGCGGGCGCCGCTGCGCCACATCACCGGATTCGTGGAACTGCTGAACAAGCGGGATGCAGAAGTGTTGGACGAGAAGAGTCGGCACTACCTGCAGGTCATCTCGGAATCTGCACAGAAAATGGGAATGCTGATCGACGACCTTCTCTCCTTCTCCCGCATGGGCCGCGCCGAGATGATGAGGACCAGGGTCGATATGAACCGGATCGTCGAGGAGATCATCGCCCAGGTGAAGGCGGAGACGAAGGGACGGCAGATCGCCTGGGAGGTCGCGCCCCTGCCGGCGGTGGAGGGGGATGCTGCGATGCTGCGCCTGGTGATGATGAACTACATCATCAACGCCCTGAAATTTACCGAGCCGATTCCCGAGGCGCACATCGAGATCGGGGCGGTCGCCGACCGTCCGGACGAAACCCTCTTTTACGTCAGGGACAACGGCGTCGGCTTCGATATGAAATACGTGAACAAGCTCTTCGGCCTCTTCCAGCGGCTCCACGGCTCGGATGAGTTCGAGGGGACCGGCGTGGGTCTGGCCAACGTCCGCCGCATCATCCACCGGCACGGCGGCCGGACCTGGGCCGAAGGGGAGGTGGGCGGCGGAGCTGCCTTCTGGTTCTCCCTGCCGAAAAAAGAGGAGAAATAG